The Ailuropoda melanoleuca isolate Jingjing unplaced genomic scaffold, ASM200744v2 unplaced-scaffold10452, whole genome shotgun sequence region aacaataattaaaatacagatccAATAAGACCAACTGGCAGgtgaggaagattttttttttaatggaattttcaATTCAATGAACTGGTGAATCGAtgaaacaaagacacagaaggTAAAGTAAGGAAATAGTTGGCCACCTTCTGCCCAAAACNCTTTAACATGGTCTTGAATCTTTGGAAATGTATGACAGCACATTTTGCTAAAACTTCTCATAAACTCTTGGTCATCCTGGATTCTCAAAGCCAACGCAACTGGAATTTTACATCTCTGCGGTTTCAAGGTGCACTTGGGTAACCGCGTGGAATTTGCAAGAGAGGAACAGCAAGCTACTCAACACCATCGTGAAGGCAGCCAGACATGCCGCCAGATGGGCACTGCCAATCTCCTGAGTACTCGGCttgaggggtagagagagagaagtggggaaggTAATACCCTCTCCGTTCATCACAGAGCGGTAATTCCACACCACAGCGATCGAGACACAGATGCTGGAAACCAGGTTCAGAATTCCAGAAGCAGTAAATGGACTGAAGGTGGCACTCTTCTGAAGAATTCCCGCGTACGCATTCCTAAGGGCAAAGATGACGGACGTTCTCCCCAAAAGGCCTAGAATGCTGGCGACCAGCAGGAGAGTTTGAGAAATACGAAGACCGAGAGGGAGGCCAGTATCACGGTAGCTGTACNAATGCTGGCGACCAGCAGGAGAGCTTGAGAAATACGAAGACCGAGAGGGAGGCCAGTATCACGGTAGCTGTACTGGTAACAAAACCTGGCCCTGCTGTAGTCCCCGACACGTTGGTAAAGGCAGACTTTCCACAACCCCACGCACACCAggccagagggggagagagaggtgcTGTTCAAGTACCACCGTCGCCACTCCACGAGGCCCATGGACATGGTGGTGAGGACCCACCCCACGGTGGCAACAGCAAAGGCTGCCATCTGGGCGTTGGCGCTATTGATGAGAAGCATGGCGGCCGCGCACGTGGGGAACTGCAAAANAGGGAGCTGCAAAGAAACACAGAGCATCGTGAGCGCGGGCCCTGGGACTCAGAACCACCCCTGTGTACGAGACAGCGGACACG contains the following coding sequences:
- the CLDN34 gene encoding claudin-34 isoform X2; this translates as MLLINSANAQMAAFAVATVGWVLTTMSMGLVEWRRWYLNSTSLSPSGLVCVGLWKVCLYQRVGDYSRARFCYQYSYRDTGLPLGLRISQALLLVASIXLLGRTSVIFALRNAYAGILQKSATFSPFTASGILNLVSSICVSIAVVWNYRSVMNGEGITFPTSLSLPLKPSTQEIGSAHLAACLAAFTMVLSSLLFLSCKFHAVTQVHLETAEM
- the CLDN34 gene encoding claudin-34 isoform X1, which translates into the protein MLLINSANAQMAAFAVATVGWVLTTMSMGLVEWRRWYLNSTSLSPSGLVCVGLWKVCLYQRVGDYSRARFCYQYSYRDTGLPLGLRISQTLLLVASILGLLGRTSVIFALRNAYAGILQKSATFSPFTASGILNLVSSICVSIAVVWNYRSVMNGEGITFPTSLSLPLKPSTQEIGSAHLAACLAAFTMVLSSLLFLSCKFHAVTQVHLETAEM